In Roseofilum casamattae BLCC-M143, the following proteins share a genomic window:
- a CDS encoding cysteine desulfurase family protein, whose protein sequence is MSERLIYLDHQATTPVDRRVLTAMLPYFTEYFGNPASITHSYGWEAEAGVGQAREIISKAIHGTPEEIIFTSGATEANNLAIKGVAECYFNKGRHLITVTSEHNAVLDPCCYLESLGFEVTYLPVGTDGLMDLDKLKAAIRGDTILISVMVANNEIGVIQPLAEIGALCRDRQVLFHTDAAQALGKIPLDVEQMQIDLMSMTAHKLYGPKGIGALYVRRRSPRVKLAPQLHGGGHERGLRSGTLYTPQIVGFGEAVRLAIAEMESERDRLVQLRQRLWKQLSQLPGIHLNGHPTQRLPGNLNVSIEGVDGSALLLGLQPVVAVSSGAACSSAKIAPSHVLMALGREEKLAYSSLRFGIGRFNTEDEIDRVAQQVISTVTALRRAVN, encoded by the coding sequence ATGTCCGAGCGCCTGATTTATCTCGACCATCAAGCAACGACTCCAGTAGACCGACGAGTCCTTACAGCGATGCTTCCTTACTTTACGGAGTATTTTGGCAATCCAGCCAGCATTACTCACAGTTATGGATGGGAAGCAGAGGCAGGTGTCGGACAAGCGCGGGAGATTATTTCTAAGGCAATCCACGGGACTCCAGAAGAAATTATTTTTACTAGCGGAGCAACGGAGGCTAATAATCTGGCCATTAAAGGTGTCGCCGAGTGTTATTTTAACAAGGGTCGTCACCTGATTACTGTTACTAGCGAACATAATGCGGTTTTAGATCCCTGCTGCTATTTGGAATCCCTGGGTTTTGAGGTGACCTATCTCCCTGTCGGGACTGATGGACTCATGGATTTGGATAAATTAAAGGCTGCCATTCGTGGAGATACAATCCTGATCTCAGTAATGGTGGCAAATAATGAAATCGGAGTCATCCAACCGTTGGCGGAGATTGGCGCCCTTTGTCGCGATCGCCAAGTTCTTTTTCATACCGATGCCGCGCAAGCCTTGGGGAAAATCCCGCTGGACGTGGAGCAGATGCAGATCGACCTGATGTCGATGACCGCTCATAAATTATACGGCCCGAAAGGTATTGGAGCGCTATACGTGCGCCGTCGTTCTCCGAGGGTGAAACTGGCACCGCAACTGCATGGAGGCGGCCACGAACGGGGATTGCGATCGGGTACATTGTATACACCGCAAATTGTCGGATTTGGGGAAGCGGTGAGATTGGCGATCGCCGAAATGGAGTCGGAGCGCGATCGTCTCGTACAATTGCGACAGAGACTTTGGAAGCAGCTCTCCCAGCTTCCCGGCATCCATCTCAACGGCCATCCCACTCAGCGTTTGCCGGGTAACCTCAATGTCAGTATTGAAGGAGTCGATGGTTCGGCACTCTTGTTAGGATTGCAACCCGTCGTTGCCGTATCTTCCGGGGCAGCTTGTAGCTCGGCAAAAATCGCTCCCTCCCACGTCCTCATGGCATTAGGACGGGAGGAAAAGCTCGCCTACAGTTCGCTGCGCTTCGGGATTGGTCGATTTAATACCGAAGACGAGATCGATCGCGTGGCGCAACAAGTTATTTCCACCGTGACTGCCTTGCGCCGAGCTGTAAATTAG
- a CDS encoding DUF4327 family protein translates to MLQSIRYSLSMIQDEARNLVQDGTIGRQQPIYVLCKYIPAREWGYVECELEDENFLLRDRIGDLLGREEWDND, encoded by the coding sequence ATGCTTCAATCTATCCGTTATTCCCTAAGCATGATTCAAGATGAGGCGCGTAACCTCGTCCAAGACGGCACCATTGGTCGCCAGCAGCCAATATACGTGCTTTGCAAGTATATACCAGCTCGCGAATGGGGTTATGTTGAGTGCGAGCTAGAAGATGAGAATTTCTTACTCAGAGACCGGATTGGCGATTTATTAGGGCGAGAAGAATGGGATAACGATTAG